Proteins encoded together in one Branchiostoma floridae strain S238N-H82 chromosome 18, Bfl_VNyyK, whole genome shotgun sequence window:
- the LOC118406020 gene encoding uncharacterized protein LOC118406020 encodes MPWSPTEELVLKLRKAKRCKDKTIGELCISVAAGLESVEGLPNKRWYGLGTTQKVRRKKNETFLQVSVSVDGQGMKTDTLNRGRASGPPEGSDSRPRGGGGRNMVLEVLEEEMERTLGVNMKTDFVNCEVPYGGVLFINNAIPHRSLLNKTEQIRWSLDLRWQDTDKPSGFWEKRRPVLMRTAKDGDEVDEFDTTVHGPWLTRWLIGRHNRHTRVPILQKGDI; translated from the exons ATGCCATGGTCACCAACAGAGGAACTGGTCCTTAAACTGCGAAAGGCGAAACGGTGCAAGGACAAAACCATCGGTGAGCTCTGCATCTCTGTCGCAGCCGGACTAGAGTCAGTGGAAGGTCTACCTAACAAACGGTGGTACGGCTTGGGAACTACGCAGAAAGTCAGGCGGAAGAAGAACGAGACATTCTTACAGGTGTCGGTTTCTGTCGACGGCCAGGGAATGAAAACTGACACATTGAACAGAG GTCGTGCGTCGGGGCCACCGGAAGGGAGTGACAGCCGACCACGTGGGGGTGGTGGGAGGAACATGGTACTCGAAGTACTGGAGGAGGAGATGGAGAGGACACTGG GTGTCAATATGAAGACTGACTTCGTGAATTGTGAAGTTCCTTATGGGGGCGTCTTATTCATCAACAATGCCATTCCGCACAGAAG TCTCCTGAATAAAACGGAACAAATCCGCTGGAGCCTAGATCTGCGTTGGCAGGACACTGACAAGCCTAGCGGATTTTGGGAGAAGCGCAGGCCTGTTCTGATGCGCACCGCCAAGGAT GGTGATGAAGTGGACGAGTTTGACACGACTGTGCACGGGCCGTGGCTGACCCGCTGGCTGATCGGGCGCCACAATCGCCACACGAGAGTGCCGATTCTTCAGAAGGGCGACATCTAG
- the LOC118405306 gene encoding 3-oxoacyl-[acyl-carrier-protein] reductase FabG-like isoform X2: protein MTFGASSSIGKGTAVEFAGLGAHLALTGRIQENLQATADACVEAGTPRDKILLVTGDICDEAVQKNLVNQTVEKFGRLDVLANNAGIGYLADLETTVMAEYDKVMNVNLRSVVALTQLCVPHLTRTQGAIVNVSSICGLRSTTYCLVYSMSKAALDQFTRCVALELASKQIRVNSVNPGCVPTEILKHAGLDEEQVTRWHEREKSLHALGRVGEVEEVAKTIAFLASSDASFITGAQVPVDGGRHAMCPR, encoded by the exons atgacatttg GTGCCAGTTCCAGTATCGGGAAGGGAACAGCTGTGGAATTTGCTGGACTAGGAGCGCACCTGGCTCTGACTGGGAGGATCCAGGAAAACCTGCAGGCCACGGCAGACGCCTGTGTTGAGGCAGGGACTCCGCGAGACAAG ATTCTGCTCGTGACAGGAGATATCTGTGATGAAGCAGTGCAGAAAAACCTGGTGAATCAAACTGTAGAGAAGTTTGGCAGGCTCGATGTGCTG GCGAACAATGCTGGGATAGGCTATCTCGCCGATCTAGAGACAACAGTCATGGCAGAATATGACAAAGTGATGAACGTCAACTTGCGCAGTGTGGTGGCCTTGACTCAGCTGTGCGTGCCACATCTCACAAGGACTCAGG GCGCCATTGTGAATGTTTCCAGTATTTGCGGGTTGCGTTCG ACCACGTATTGTCTTGTATACTCTATGAGCAAGGCAGCTTTGGACCAGTTCACAAGATGTGTGGCACTTG AGCTGGCCTCCAAGCAAATCAGGGTCAACTCTGTCAA CCCTGGTTGTGTTCCAACGGAGATACTAAAACATGCAGGACTCGACGAAGAGCAAGTCACCCGA TGGCATGAGCGTGAAAAGTCTCTCCACGCCCTGGGGAGAGTAGGGGAGGTCGAAGAAGTCGCGAAGACGATCGCGTTCCTGGCCTCGTCCGACGCCTCGTTCATTACCGGCGCCCAGGTTCCCGTGGACGGCGGGAGGCACGCGATGTGCCCGCGTTAA
- the LOC118405306 gene encoding 3-oxoacyl-[acyl-carrier-protein] reductase FabG-like isoform X1, with the protein MPDLRGKVAMITGASSSIGKGTAVEFAGLGAHLALTGRIQENLQATADACVEAGTPRDKILLVTGDICDEAVQKNLVNQTVEKFGRLDVLANNAGIGYLADLETTVMAEYDKVMNVNLRSVVALTQLCVPHLTRTQGAIVNVSSICGLRSTTYCLVYSMSKAALDQFTRCVALELASKQIRVNSVNPGCVPTEILKHAGLDEEQVTRWHEREKSLHALGRVGEVEEVAKTIAFLASSDASFITGAQVPVDGGRHAMCPR; encoded by the exons ATGCCTGATTTGAGAGGAAAGGTAGCCATGATTACAG GTGCCAGTTCCAGTATCGGGAAGGGAACAGCTGTGGAATTTGCTGGACTAGGAGCGCACCTGGCTCTGACTGGGAGGATCCAGGAAAACCTGCAGGCCACGGCAGACGCCTGTGTTGAGGCAGGGACTCCGCGAGACAAG ATTCTGCTCGTGACAGGAGATATCTGTGATGAAGCAGTGCAGAAAAACCTGGTGAATCAAACTGTAGAGAAGTTTGGCAGGCTCGATGTGCTG GCGAACAATGCTGGGATAGGCTATCTCGCCGATCTAGAGACAACAGTCATGGCAGAATATGACAAAGTGATGAACGTCAACTTGCGCAGTGTGGTGGCCTTGACTCAGCTGTGCGTGCCACATCTCACAAGGACTCAGG GCGCCATTGTGAATGTTTCCAGTATTTGCGGGTTGCGTTCG ACCACGTATTGTCTTGTATACTCTATGAGCAAGGCAGCTTTGGACCAGTTCACAAGATGTGTGGCACTTG AGCTGGCCTCCAAGCAAATCAGGGTCAACTCTGTCAA CCCTGGTTGTGTTCCAACGGAGATACTAAAACATGCAGGACTCGACGAAGAGCAAGTCACCCGA TGGCATGAGCGTGAAAAGTCTCTCCACGCCCTGGGGAGAGTAGGGGAGGTCGAAGAAGTCGCGAAGACGATCGCGTTCCTGGCCTCGTCCGACGCCTCGTTCATTACCGGCGCCCAGGTTCCCGTGGACGGCGGGAGGCACGCGATGTGCCCGCGTTAA
- the LOC118405306 gene encoding 3-oxoacyl-[acyl-carrier-protein] reductase FabG-like isoform X3 yields the protein MPDLRGKVAMITGASSSIGKGTAVEFAGLGAHLALTGRIQENLQATADACVEAGTPRDKANNAGIGYLADLETTVMAEYDKVMNVNLRSVVALTQLCVPHLTRTQGAIVNVSSICGLRSTTYCLVYSMSKAALDQFTRCVALELASKQIRVNSVNPGCVPTEILKHAGLDEEQVTRWHEREKSLHALGRVGEVEEVAKTIAFLASSDASFITGAQVPVDGGRHAMCPR from the exons ATGCCTGATTTGAGAGGAAAGGTAGCCATGATTACAG GTGCCAGTTCCAGTATCGGGAAGGGAACAGCTGTGGAATTTGCTGGACTAGGAGCGCACCTGGCTCTGACTGGGAGGATCCAGGAAAACCTGCAGGCCACGGCAGACGCCTGTGTTGAGGCAGGGACTCCGCGAGACAAG GCGAACAATGCTGGGATAGGCTATCTCGCCGATCTAGAGACAACAGTCATGGCAGAATATGACAAAGTGATGAACGTCAACTTGCGCAGTGTGGTGGCCTTGACTCAGCTGTGCGTGCCACATCTCACAAGGACTCAGG GCGCCATTGTGAATGTTTCCAGTATTTGCGGGTTGCGTTCG ACCACGTATTGTCTTGTATACTCTATGAGCAAGGCAGCTTTGGACCAGTTCACAAGATGTGTGGCACTTG AGCTGGCCTCCAAGCAAATCAGGGTCAACTCTGTCAA CCCTGGTTGTGTTCCAACGGAGATACTAAAACATGCAGGACTCGACGAAGAGCAAGTCACCCGA TGGCATGAGCGTGAAAAGTCTCTCCACGCCCTGGGGAGAGTAGGGGAGGTCGAAGAAGTCGCGAAGACGATCGCGTTCCTGGCCTCGTCCGACGCCTCGTTCATTACCGGCGCCCAGGTTCCCGTGGACGGCGGGAGGCACGCGATGTGCCCGCGTTAA